The genome window GGCGACGCGATCGCCAACATCGCCGTGGCCACTTCGTACAAATCGAAGGACCGCAATACGGGCGAACAAAAAGAATTGACAGAGTGGCACCGTATCTCGTTCTTCGGCCGCCTGGCGGAAATCGTCGGCCAATACCTGAAAAAAGGCTCGTCCGTCTACGTCGAAGGCCGTCTGCAAACCCGTAAATACACGGACAAGGACGGCGTCGAGAAGTACGCAACCGACATCATCGCGGAACAGATGCAAATGCTGGGCGGTCGCTCCGGCATGGGCGGCGACGCCGGCGGTGGCGATGACAGCTACGGCGGTGGTGGCGGTGGCGGCGGCTACGACGCCCCGGCCCCGCGCCAGGCGCCAGCCCCGCGTCCAGCTCCGGCCCCGGCACCACGCCCGGCACCGAAGCCAGCACCGAACTTCTCGGATATGGATGACGATATTCCGTTCTAAGACGCAATACGGCTCATCTGTAAACAACGCCTCGCGAATCTTTGATTTGCGAGGCGTTTTTATTGGATGTTTGGGTCTCTTTTCGGTGCTACCGGCCTTCAGTTCAAGCGGATAACCGCTCTCTTCCTTGATCTATGTTGGTGATCGCCATCATGGCCCCCCCTATAATTTAAGGACTGCTCTCAGCACGCCATCTGCAATGCCACACCAGAATAGGGAGACCATGGTGGCTATTTCGACCAAAGCGCCCCTGGTTGTCGATCTTGACGGCACGCTGACGCCAACCGATACCCTGCTTGAATCGGTCGTCAAGGTGGTGAAGCAATCTCCGCTCAATTTGCTCCGCATGCCGTTCTGGCTCATGCGAGGGCGGGCAGGCTTCAAGGAAGCCATTGCGGCGCGTGCCAGCATCTCGGGCGAAGGCCTCCCTTACCGTGCGTCCCTGCTGGATTACCTGCGCGAGGAAAAGCGGAAGGGCCGCATGATTGTCCTGGCGACGGCGGCCCACCATTCGATTGCCTGCAACGTGGCCAGGCACCTGGGCCTGTTTGACAAGGTGCTGGCGACGCAAGCCGGTCACAACCTCAAGGGCAGGGCCAAGCTGCAAGCCATTCAGGAGCAGGTAGGGCCATGCTTTGTGTATGCTGGCGACAGCAAGGCAGATGTCCCCATCTGGCAAGCCGCCAAGGCGGCGGTGCTGGTCGATGTCGCCTGGCGTACGGGCCAGACCGTCCGACGGCATGTCCCGATCGAACGCGAGTTTCCGGGTGAGCGCGGCGGGCCTGGCGTGTGGATGAAAGCCCTGCGTGTCCACCAGTGGTTAAAGAATCTGTTGCTGTTCGTCCCCCTGCTGACGGCATTCTCCTTCCTCGACCTGGGCAAGATGCTCACCATGGCCGTGGCCTTCATGGCTTTCTCCCTGGCGGCCTCCGCCACCTACATGGTCAACGACCTGTGGGACCTGGAAAGCGACAGGGCACACCCCCGCAAGCGGCTGCGCCCTTTTGCCAGTGCCCGCCTGTCGATTCTGAAGGGCCTGGTCGTGGCGGCGGCGGCGTTGCTCCTGGCCCTCGTTCTGGCCTTCTCGGTGTCCCATGCCTTCCTCCTGATGCTCCTGCTTTACCTCGTGCTGACCAGCGCGTATAGCTGGGTGCTCAAGGAATACGTGCTGATTGACGTGCTCATGCTATCCCTGTTGTATACCTTGCGCATCCTGGCAGGTTCGGTTGCCATTGGTACCGCCACCAGTTCCTGGTTGTTGGCTTTCTCGGTCTTCATGTTCCTCAGCCTCGCCCTGGTGAAGCGCTGTGCGGAGCTGCTCACCCTGGAAGAGAATGGCAAGGCAGCCACGCGTGGACGGGATTACCGGGTGACCGACCTGGCGGTGTTGTGGCCTCTGGGGGGCGGGGCGGCCCTCTCTGCCGTGGTGGTGTTCGGGCTGTTCATCAATGCGCCGGAAACGCAGGGGCGTTATGGCACCCCGCAGATGCTGTGGCTAGTCGCCCTGGGATTGATTTACTGGCTTGCGCGCCTGTGGGTGAAAACATCGCGGGGTGAAATGCACGATGACCCGGTGATTTACGCCCTCAAGGACCACGCTAGCCGCATGACCGTCTGCGCCATGGTGGCCATCATGCTGGGAGCGCATTTCCTCGTATTGGGTAGCTACCCATGAAAACGCTCTGCATTGCCATCCTGAGCATTGCGCTATCCCTCATGGCGCAGTTCTCATTGAAGACCGGCATGTCCGGTGCCGGGGTGAAGGCAATGATGGCAGAGCCCAAGTCCGTCATGACCCTCATTAATATCCTCACGGACAAGTATGTTCTGGGGGGCTTCCTCCTGTATGGCCTGGGAGCGCTGGCCTGGCTTGGCGTGCTGTCGCAATGGGATGTGAGCAAGGCCTATCCCCTGGTGGGACTGGGATTCGTGCTCACCCTGCCAATCGCTTATCTGCTAGGCGAGCAGATAAGCATGCCCCGTGTGATTGGCGTGGCGCTGATTTGTGCAGGGGTGCTGTTGGTGGGGAGGAGTTGATGAATGACAAATCTGATACCCAACAACAGCAAGATTGGCTGTGGCTGGCAATCATCGCAGGCCTCGGTTTTGCCCTGAGGGTTGCGGCGATGGCCTACTTCCAGCATGTGCCAGAAAGCGATGAACTTGTCTACAGGAGTATGGCGCTCAACTTGCTTGGCGGACACGGAATTGTCGACAGCATGGGCAACCATGCGATGTATAACGCGGGCTATTCCTTGTTTATTCTCGCCCCTGTCTTTTTCCTCTTTGGCGAAGACCTCCTGGCGGTTCGCCTGGTAAACATGTTCCTGGGAGTGGTGGCAATCATCCTGTGCTATCTGCTGGCCAAGGAAGCGGGCGCAGGCAGGTTGGGGCGTCTCATCGCCGCACTCGCCTGGGCGCTATACCTTCCGAACGCCATCTATGGGATGTATCTGGCCAAGTAAAACTTGATGATTCCCCTGATGCTGGGGGTCATGTGGTGCGCACTGAGATTGGCGCGTCAGCCCTCGAATACAGTGGCGATCGGCTGCGGGGCACTCTTGGGTCTGCTGGCATTGACTGGCAATGCTGCCTTGTCATTGCTGGCGGTCCTTGCCTTGGCGTTGCTGCTGTCTCCCGCATCGATGGCTCAGCGGCTAAGCATGGCCATGCTCGCGCTGTCAGTTGCGTTGGTGATGTCTGGCCCATGGCTGCTCAGGAACATGCAAGTGATAGGCGCACCTGTCTTGAACACCAATGGCGGCTTCAATCTGTATTTGGGTAACAACCCGGCTGCGACAGGCATGTTTGTTTCCATCTCGGAGACACCACGTGGCCCTACCTGGGATGCCCTTCGGAAAACGGGAGAAGTCCAGGCCTCCGAGACCTTGAAACAGGAAGCTATTTCTTGGGTGCAGGCCCATCCAACAGCGTTCCTGACGTTGGCCGTGAAGAAAGCGGCTTACTTCTGGACGCCGCCCTTCCATGAGGGCAAAGGAGATCCGTCGCCGGCAGAAAAGCTGGTTCGTCTCTTGTGGGCGCTACAGTTCCTGCTCCTGCTTGCCGCTGCAATTGGGACGCTGCTGATTCCACGGCTCAGAAATCGGCAGGTCGCCCTGCTCTGGCTGGCGCTTGCGTGCTACACCGGCGTTCACATGTTGTTTTACGTGATATTCCGATACCGTGAACCCATCATGCCGGTCCTGGCAGTGATGGCGGGCCTGGTGCTTGAATCACTGGTGGCCGCCCGCCCCCCGGCGGCGAATCGGGCCAGATAAGCTGTCATGCTGCCGGAGACTCAATCGCGCAGCCGCATCTCCAGGCTGTAATTCGCCACCGCATTCCTGCGCGCCGCGTTGCGCATCAAATACACCTGCACCGTGTACTCGCCATCGGCCGGCAGTTTCGCCTGGTAACTGTTGCCGCTGGCCGAGCCGATGAACAGGGCTTCTTCCTGGCCTGGCTGGCGGATATTGAAGTAATTCGATGGCTGATTGGTTTTCAGCTTGACGCTGAGGGTCTGGCCGGCCTTGCCAGTGACCGTGTACTCGGCCGTGGCGTAGCCCTTGATCTTGCCTTTCACGCTGTGCGCGCTCTTGCCTGCCGTCAATTCGACGTTTTCCTTGTGGACAGGATCGGCGCTCCAGGCGGGCGTGGTGAAAACGAGGGCCGCCAGCAGCAGGCTGGCGCGGAGGGACAGTGGACGACGCGGCATATGACATTCCCTTTCAACGTGGATAAAAGCCAGGCGATGGTGATGCCGCCCATCTTACGCCAGGCTTCGCGTTTTGCCTGTACCGCAGTGCCACCTCATGGTGCCGATGGCGCGTCTCTCCATGCCTCAGTTCTGGTAAAACAAAATGCGAATATGGTTATGATGTTTTTGCATAAGGAGAAGAATCGCTTTGTGATTGTTTATTTCACTATTAAAATTATTTTGGCGATTGTTTATGTAATGGTATATTGTTTGCAATGTTTCTATAGATAAATTTTATCAGGAGCTTCATGGCATGTAATTCAGACATGGGATGAATACGCATCTGACCTGAGCATATTTCGGCCGTTGGTACGCAGAAAACGTCTTTTGGCTCAATTGAAGAAAAACCTTGTAATGCATATAGCTGTCGATTCCTCAGGGGCACAATGGTTGGTTTTGGAACGCATATTCGGAAAGAAAAAGGGCTGGCTGCTTGCACCGTTGGCGGATTTTCAAAAAAGAAAATATGT of Janthinobacterium sp. PAMC25594 contains these proteins:
- the ssb gene encoding single-stranded DNA-binding protein; translation: MASVNKVIIVGNLGRDPEIRYMPSGDAIANIAVATSYKSKDRNTGEQKELTEWHRISFFGRLAEIVGQYLKKGSSVYVEGRLQTRKYTDKDGVEKYATDIIAEQMQMLGGRSGMGGDAGGGDDSYGGGGGGGGYDAPAPRQAPAPRPAPAPAPRPAPKPAPNFSDMDDDIPF
- a CDS encoding UbiA family prenyltransferase produces the protein MVAISTKAPLVVDLDGTLTPTDTLLESVVKVVKQSPLNLLRMPFWLMRGRAGFKEAIAARASISGEGLPYRASLLDYLREEKRKGRMIVLATAAHHSIACNVARHLGLFDKVLATQAGHNLKGRAKLQAIQEQVGPCFVYAGDSKADVPIWQAAKAAVLVDVAWRTGQTVRRHVPIEREFPGERGGPGVWMKALRVHQWLKNLLLFVPLLTAFSFLDLGKMLTMAVAFMAFSLAASATYMVNDLWDLESDRAHPRKRLRPFASARLSILKGLVVAAAALLLALVLAFSVSHAFLLMLLLYLVLTSAYSWVLKEYVLIDVLMLSLLYTLRILAGSVAIGTATSSWLLAFSVFMFLSLALVKRCAELLTLEENGKAATRGRDYRVTDLAVLWPLGGGAALSAVVVFGLFINAPETQGRYGTPQMLWLVALGLIYWLARLWVKTSRGEMHDDPVIYALKDHASRMTVCAMVAIMLGAHFLVLGSYP
- a CDS encoding EamA family transporter, whose product is MKTLCIAILSIALSLMAQFSLKTGMSGAGVKAMMAEPKSVMTLINILTDKYVLGGFLLYGLGALAWLGVLSQWDVSKAYPLVGLGFVLTLPIAYLLGEQISMPRVIGVALICAGVLLVGRS